A window of Corallococcus macrosporus DSM 14697 contains these coding sequences:
- a CDS encoding methyltransferase domain-containing protein has protein sequence MHHTFRRLGPSELLPRYIFAESLFARRRVLEVDAVASTGGESARFLVERGARAVVSCDRDVAAVEAAQKAHGGPALRFRANVYDDFESGSFDVVLVADLAPYVKAPELLAELARLVAKQGFLVGGLRNVAGLALPQLLEAEEGVPPTYGQLLDALSAHFAKVEVATQSPVLGYQLAFERGEGLQVDGTLVNHSEAAYFLVVAGQDAARVVDPTWVQLPPEPLAFTRGKLDEVVARAKSWEERSGRLKEALTKLRAELTDREAEAASLRPSLEAAREEVARLTAQLEQARGSQEAQRERDDLSGKLRRRELELQVAQERMADADRRLAAQRLEVEAAQRAQADAGVQVLAAQEALRLERARREETAASLEEARERLTQAYTQVRDLQEEQSTLRIERERDRLAAERAVEQSEDRRRAAEAARERELRIAEQYSAALAAVEHLKAEAAKAEASSRDAGTAVSVKDAELARTARELVDARQRTATAEGARKDAESRLEALQAEVRGLETELVAARESQAWLGQEVEALTQAEASARATAQKWEQSLHEASQRLEALESERARTEERLGQALESERAALQARLTSLERELEDERARAAALEQQVLDEVSAKGEVEARRQELADERAALVRRVVELEAEASSHARAGREATERSAELEASLRAAREELESAHQEWQASEAQLGHVRGELDSEREARAAVEEALRLARGKLEGAAQRLTEAEDSLARTREALDAELARRTELEGALAEARASLESEQARRTEQEGSLAEARASLESEQARRTELEGALAETRASLESEQEGRARALGALRAQLEAEQARRSDAEATLVETRAGLDEARQTLTQVREALAAEEERRGRWEAALADAQSQLQREGQERERLAAELTAMRERAFGADEVVTRLEAEAASEREGRARAQAAYEDARTALDAEREARAQLEGSLSRTQGELASERDARTRSDEALAQARQELDAERLGRSEGEAALARVQEQLGAEQQARLGAESALAQLRATLGAEQQSLADAETSLGQARAALTAEQQARAETEAVLAQSREALGAEQQRASEFESVLAQTRATLTAEQQARAEAESSVARFRDSLTAEQQSRTEAEAALARSHAALTAEQQARAEAEAALARFRDGLSDAQQARIETESALAQSRAALTAEQQARAELESTLAQSRAALTAEQEARAELESTLAQSRAALGAEQQARVETQSGLAQSREALAAEQQARAEVEARLAEAQAALATEEQSRAQVESALAQSRQSLESEGAALGQARSAMEAEQQRRAEAEASLAQVRGMLEAEQRSRADAESALEALRTETSERDHARQERLAAAERVMAEMERALETQRVEAEARGQALRDSVTRLESERAWVESTAQEQRAALEAQLAEVRAAQASEAARATELETARGAAEAQLAERAGIIEALEAQLGDLRAQLAEREAEAGRVSEAAQQQAQALTEAREALAQQEASSQERLSALERELDGALARAERQQGEIESLLAERDRERAALAAAQQDLAHLGAARQETLRLGAQLQHAMSALHERGVHIARLDAELVDAQDRLAAQRENAELLMVQLETARRFAGKATAMENSLEAERAALETLRAELAQAAEAVATEQARANALEAQLTDSADGLTRARAALEAQRSEWETRLRDAEAQLAEATARAEAQRAEAEQQFSEATARADAQRAELEARLADATSRSDALRVDVEQQLSEATARADAQRAELEARLAHADARRGELETQLADLNARLEAQQAALEARLAEDTARFTAQLAEARSLAAQHADAVSRAESDKRTLESSVAELTSQLEALRADLTAATERAASLQSAQERLAKADSDRARLQSDLSVARAARVRLEGRVTALEAASTDAVRILDAERAERTRLAQALETATQQLQQQDGSTAGQLASFQAERAQFDEQLRSLEAQLQTQQARLDAVEAERTRLLATVEALKTASQPEAVLEMAAEMELLQSLVEDLQQKLADREAELAAAQRPASRADGFALLDAPDPVRNEVVPPEGAEQGARAQARRPRGAVPALDLPAQKRPMKPDERE, from the coding sequence ATGCACCACACATTCCGCCGCTTGGGGCCTAGCGAACTGCTGCCCCGCTACATTTTCGCGGAGAGCCTCTTCGCCCGTCGCCGGGTCCTGGAAGTGGATGCCGTGGCCTCCACCGGGGGCGAGAGCGCGCGCTTCCTCGTGGAGCGAGGCGCGCGCGCGGTCGTGTCGTGCGACAGGGATGTAGCGGCGGTGGAGGCCGCGCAGAAGGCGCACGGCGGTCCCGCCCTGCGCTTCCGGGCCAACGTCTACGACGACTTCGAGTCGGGCAGCTTCGACGTGGTGCTCGTCGCGGACCTGGCGCCGTACGTGAAGGCCCCGGAGCTGCTGGCGGAGCTGGCGCGGCTGGTGGCGAAGCAGGGCTTCCTCGTGGGCGGCCTGCGCAACGTCGCGGGGCTCGCGCTGCCCCAACTCCTGGAGGCCGAGGAGGGCGTGCCGCCCACCTACGGTCAGCTTCTCGACGCGCTGTCGGCCCACTTCGCGAAGGTGGAGGTGGCCACCCAGTCCCCGGTGCTGGGCTACCAGCTCGCCTTCGAGCGCGGGGAAGGGCTCCAGGTGGACGGCACCCTGGTGAACCACAGCGAGGCCGCCTACTTCCTGGTGGTCGCGGGGCAGGACGCCGCGCGCGTGGTGGACCCCACGTGGGTCCAGCTCCCTCCCGAGCCGCTGGCCTTCACGCGCGGCAAGCTGGATGAGGTGGTGGCCCGCGCGAAGTCCTGGGAGGAGCGCAGCGGCCGGCTGAAGGAGGCGCTGACGAAGCTCCGCGCGGAGCTGACGGACCGGGAGGCGGAGGCGGCGTCGCTGCGCCCCTCCTTGGAGGCGGCTCGGGAGGAGGTGGCCCGGCTCACCGCGCAGCTCGAGCAGGCGCGGGGCAGCCAGGAGGCGCAGCGCGAGCGGGACGACTTGTCCGGGAAGCTGCGGCGGCGCGAGCTCGAGCTCCAGGTGGCCCAGGAGCGGATGGCCGACGCGGACCGGCGGCTGGCGGCGCAGCGGCTGGAGGTGGAGGCCGCGCAGCGTGCCCAGGCGGACGCGGGCGTGCAGGTGCTGGCGGCGCAGGAGGCCTTGCGGCTGGAGCGGGCTCGCCGGGAGGAGACGGCGGCGTCTCTAGAGGAGGCGCGTGAGCGGCTGACGCAGGCGTACACGCAGGTGCGGGACCTCCAGGAGGAGCAGTCCACGCTGCGCATCGAGCGTGAGCGGGACCGGCTGGCGGCCGAGCGCGCCGTGGAGCAGTCCGAGGACCGCCGCCGCGCCGCGGAGGCCGCGCGCGAGCGGGAGCTGCGCATCGCGGAGCAGTACTCGGCGGCCCTGGCGGCCGTGGAGCACCTGAAGGCCGAGGCGGCGAAGGCGGAGGCGTCGTCCCGGGACGCGGGGACGGCCGTCTCCGTGAAGGACGCGGAGCTGGCTCGCACGGCGCGGGAGCTGGTGGACGCCCGGCAGCGGACGGCCACTGCGGAAGGGGCTCGGAAGGACGCGGAGTCGCGGCTGGAGGCGCTTCAGGCGGAGGTCCGTGGCCTGGAGACGGAGCTGGTCGCCGCGCGTGAGTCGCAGGCGTGGTTGGGGCAGGAGGTGGAGGCCCTGACGCAGGCGGAGGCCTCCGCGCGGGCTACGGCCCAGAAGTGGGAGCAGTCGCTTCACGAGGCCTCGCAGCGGCTGGAGGCGTTGGAGTCGGAGCGGGCTCGGACGGAGGAGCGGCTGGGGCAGGCGCTGGAGTCGGAGCGGGCCGCGCTCCAGGCCCGGCTGACGTCGCTGGAGCGCGAGCTGGAGGACGAGCGGGCCCGGGCGGCGGCGCTGGAGCAGCAGGTCCTCGACGAGGTCTCCGCGAAGGGCGAGGTCGAGGCCCGGCGGCAGGAGCTGGCGGACGAGCGCGCGGCCCTGGTCCGGCGCGTGGTGGAGCTGGAGGCGGAGGCGTCTTCGCACGCTCGCGCGGGGCGGGAGGCCACCGAGCGTTCGGCGGAGCTGGAGGCTTCGCTTCGGGCTGCCCGGGAGGAGCTGGAGTCCGCGCATCAGGAGTGGCAGGCGTCGGAGGCGCAGCTCGGGCACGTTCGGGGGGAGCTGGATTCGGAGCGGGAGGCTCGGGCCGCGGTGGAGGAGGCGCTGCGGCTGGCGCGCGGGAAGCTGGAGGGCGCGGCGCAGCGGCTGACGGAGGCCGAGGACTCGCTCGCGCGGACCCGTGAGGCGCTGGACGCGGAGCTTGCCCGGCGCACGGAGCTGGAGGGCGCGCTGGCGGAGGCCCGTGCTTCGCTGGAGTCCGAGCAGGCCCGGCGCACGGAGCAGGAGGGCTCGCTGGCGGAGGCCCGGGCGTCGCTGGAGTCCGAGCAGGCCCGGCGCACGGAGCTGGAGGGCGCGCTGGCGGAGACCCGGGCTTCGCTGGAGTCCGAGCAGGAGGGGCGGGCCCGGGCGCTGGGGGCGTTGCGTGCGCAGCTCGAGGCGGAGCAGGCGCGCCGGAGCGACGCGGAGGCGACGCTCGTCGAGACGCGGGCTGGGCTCGACGAGGCCCGCCAGACGCTGACGCAGGTGCGCGAGGCGCTGGCCGCCGAGGAGGAGCGGCGGGGGCGGTGGGAAGCGGCGCTGGCGGATGCGCAGTCCCAGCTCCAACGGGAGGGGCAGGAGCGCGAGCGCCTTGCCGCCGAGCTCACCGCGATGCGGGAGCGTGCCTTTGGCGCGGACGAGGTCGTCACCCGGCTCGAGGCCGAGGCGGCCTCCGAGCGTGAGGGACGGGCCCGCGCGCAAGCCGCATATGAGGATGCCCGGACCGCGCTCGATGCGGAGCGTGAGGCGCGTGCCCAGCTCGAAGGTTCGTTGTCGCGGACGCAGGGGGAGCTTGCATCGGAGCGCGATGCCCGGACCCGCTCGGACGAGGCGCTGGCCCAGGCGCGGCAGGAGCTGGACGCGGAACGGCTGGGCCGAAGCGAGGGTGAGGCCGCGCTGGCTCGCGTCCAGGAGCAGCTCGGGGCGGAGCAGCAGGCTCGCCTGGGTGCGGAGTCGGCGCTGGCGCAGCTTCGCGCGACGCTTGGCGCGGAACAGCAGTCACTGGCCGATGCTGAGACGTCCCTGGGGCAGGCCCGCGCGGCACTGACCGCGGAGCAGCAGGCGCGCGCTGAAACGGAAGCCGTGCTGGCGCAGTCTCGCGAGGCGCTGGGCGCGGAACAGCAGCGTGCCTCCGAGTTCGAGTCGGTCCTGGCTCAAACGCGCGCGACGCTCACCGCGGAGCAACAGGCCCGCGCTGAGGCTGAGTCCTCCGTGGCTCGGTTCCGGGACTCGCTCACGGCCGAGCAGCAGTCGCGGACGGAAGCCGAGGCGGCCCTGGCGCGCTCGCATGCGGCGCTCACCGCGGAACAACAGGCTCGTGCGGAGGCCGAGGCCGCCCTTGCGCGTTTCCGAGACGGACTCTCGGACGCGCAGCAGGCTCGCATCGAGACTGAGTCCGCGTTGGCGCAGTCGCGTGCGGCGCTCACGGCGGAGCAGCAAGCCCGCGCTGAGCTCGAGTCCACGCTGGCGCAGTCGCGTGCGGCGCTCACGGCGGAGCAGGAGGCCCGCGCCGAGCTCGAGTCCACGCTGGCGCAGTCGCGTGCGGCGCTGGGCGCGGAGCAGCAGGCTCGCGTCGAGACTCAATCCGGCCTGGCACAGTCGCGCGAGGCGCTCGCGGCGGAGCAGCAGGCCCGCGCCGAAGTCGAGGCCCGTCTGGCCGAGGCGCAGGCGGCACTCGCCACCGAGGAACAGTCGCGTGCCCAGGTGGAATCTGCCCTGGCGCAATCTCGGCAGTCCCTTGAGTCGGAGGGGGCTGCTCTCGGACAAGCTCGTTCGGCGATGGAGGCGGAGCAGCAGCGCCGCGCCGAGGCCGAAGCCTCGCTGGCGCAGGTCCGCGGGATGCTCGAAGCGGAGCAGCGTTCGCGAGCGGATGCGGAGTCCGCGCTCGAAGCGCTGCGCACGGAGACCTCCGAACGCGACCACGCCCGCCAGGAACGCCTGGCCGCCGCCGAACGCGTCATGGCCGAAATGGAGCGCGCGCTGGAGACCCAGCGCGTCGAGGCCGAGGCCCGCGGGCAGGCGCTCCGGGACTCCGTGACGCGGCTGGAGTCGGAGCGGGCCTGGGTCGAGAGCACCGCGCAGGAGCAGCGCGCCGCATTGGAAGCCCAGCTCGCGGAGGTTCGCGCGGCCCAGGCGTCGGAGGCCGCGCGTGCGACGGAGCTGGAGACGGCACGGGGCGCCGCGGAGGCTCAGCTCGCCGAGCGGGCGGGAATCATCGAGGCGCTGGAGGCTCAGCTCGGCGACCTGCGGGCTCAGCTCGCCGAGCGCGAGGCCGAGGCAGGCCGCGTCAGTGAAGCCGCACAGCAGCAGGCCCAGGCGCTGACCGAGGCCCGCGAGGCGCTGGCCCAGCAGGAAGCCTCATCCCAGGAGCGGCTCTCCGCGCTTGAGCGCGAGCTGGACGGCGCGCTGGCTCGCGCGGAGCGGCAGCAGGGGGAGATTGAATCGCTGCTGGCGGAGCGAGACCGCGAACGGGCGGCCCTGGCCGCGGCCCAGCAGGACCTGGCCCACCTGGGCGCGGCGCGGCAGGAGACCCTGCGGCTTGGGGCCCAGCTCCAACACGCCATGTCGGCCCTGCACGAGCGGGGCGTCCACATCGCCCGGCTCGATGCGGAGTTGGTGGACGCGCAGGACCGGCTCGCCGCTCAGCGGGAGAACGCCGAGCTGCTCATGGTGCAGCTCGAAACGGCGCGGCGCTTCGCGGGCAAGGCCACCGCGATGGAGAACTCGCTCGAAGCGGAGCGCGCCGCGCTGGAGACGCTGCGGGCCGAGCTGGCCCAGGCGGCGGAGGCCGTCGCCACGGAGCAGGCGAGGGCGAACGCGCTGGAGGCCCAGCTCACGGACTCGGCCGATGGCCTGACGCGTGCCCGTGCCGCGCTGGAGGCCCAGCGCTCCGAGTGGGAGACCCGGCTGCGGGACGCGGAAGCCCAGCTCGCGGAGGCCACTGCCCGCGCCGAGGCTCAGCGCGCCGAGGCGGAGCAGCAGTTTTCGGAGGCCACTGCCCGCGCCGACGCCCAGCGTGCCGAGCTCGAAGCGCGTCTGGCGGACGCCACCTCGCGTTCCGACGCCCTGCGTGTCGACGTTGAGCAGCAGCTCTCCGAGGCCACTGCCCGCGCCGACGCCCAACGGGCCGAACTCGAAGCGCGTCTCGCGCATGCCGACGCCCGGCGTGGCGAGCTGGAGACCCAGCTCGCGGACCTCAACGCCCGGCTTGAAGCGCAGCAGGCCGCCCTCGAAGCCCGGCTCGCGGAAGACACCGCGCGGTTCACCGCGCAACTGGCCGAGGCCCGCAGCCTCGCGGCCCAGCACGCCGACGCCGTCTCGCGAGCCGAGTCCGACAAGCGCACGCTCGAGTCCAGCGTGGCGGAGCTGACGTCACAGCTCGAAGCCCTCCGCGCCGACCTGACCGCCGCCACGGAGCGCGCCGCCTCGCTTCAGTCCGCCCAGGAGCGCCTCGCCAAGGCAGACTCCGACCGCGCGCGCCTCCAGTCCGACCTGTCGGTCGCCCGCGCCGCCCGGGTCCGCCTCGAAGGCCGCGTCACCGCCCTGGAGGCCGCGTCCACCGACGCCGTCCGAATCCTCGACGCCGAACGCGCCGAGCGCACCCGCCTGGCCCAGGCGCTCGAAACGGCCACGCAGCAGCTCCAGCAGCAGGACGGGAGCACCGCCGGCCAGCTCGCGTCCTTCCAGGCCGAGCGCGCCCAGTTCGACGAGCAGCTCCGGAGCCTCGAGGCCCAGCTCCAGACGCAGCAGGCCCGCCTGGACGCCGTGGAGGCCGAGCGCACCCGGCTCCTGGCCACCGTGGAGGCGCTCAAGACCGCCTCCCAGCCCGAGGCCGTGTTGGAGATGGCCGCGGAGATGGAGCTCCTCCAGTCCCTGGTGGAAGACCTCCAGCAGAAGCTCGCGGACCGCGAGGCCGAGCTCGCCGCGGCACAGCGGCCGGCGTCCCGCGCGGACGGCTTCGCCCTGCTGGACGCGCCCGACCCCGTCCGGAACGAGGTGGTCCCCCCGGAAGGGGCGGAGCAGGGCGCCAGGGCCCAGGCGCGGCGTCCCCGAGGCGCCGTGCCCGCGCTGGACCTGCCGGCCCAGAAGCGCCCCATGAAGCCGGACGAGCGCGAATAG
- a CDS encoding IF-2 protein: MNGTAQQGFGYRARRTFTRLLVFTLILGLGGVVVFLLSQLNARTFTLALQDGQLVVMKGRNAPMGALPYRTGDPRLADAYAPIAVEGQDVSSLLTRKFTDRDELDQALFPVLESLARPRIASDEPARVDQGLYYLRRAEKLSGITEEQRLTLQKHMVDVAYYQARQKLEDARRLVSEALTQLKLAAESQSRNARSANQMLSAVAPPARDLEDALRRAVHSLSGPQAAPQAPPQAAPQPAPSSPPPAPEPQPQTTGEALDEAPQAPTGTDAGGVVPTPP; this comes from the coding sequence ATGAACGGAACGGCACAACAGGGATTCGGTTATCGGGCGCGGCGTACCTTCACGCGGCTGCTCGTCTTCACGCTCATCCTGGGCCTGGGGGGCGTCGTCGTCTTCCTGCTGTCCCAGCTCAACGCGCGCACCTTCACGCTGGCCCTCCAGGACGGGCAGCTCGTGGTGATGAAGGGCCGCAACGCCCCCATGGGCGCCCTCCCCTACCGGACCGGGGACCCGCGGCTGGCGGACGCCTACGCGCCCATCGCCGTCGAGGGCCAGGACGTCTCCTCCCTCCTGACGCGCAAGTTCACCGACCGGGACGAGCTGGACCAGGCCCTGTTCCCCGTCCTGGAGTCCCTGGCCCGGCCGCGCATCGCGTCGGACGAGCCGGCCCGGGTGGACCAGGGCCTCTACTACCTGCGGCGCGCGGAGAAGCTCTCCGGCATCACCGAGGAGCAGCGCCTGACGCTCCAGAAGCACATGGTGGACGTGGCCTACTACCAGGCCCGGCAGAAGCTGGAGGACGCGCGCCGGCTGGTCAGCGAGGCCCTCACCCAGCTCAAGCTGGCCGCTGAGAGCCAGAGCCGCAACGCGCGCAGCGCCAACCAGATGCTGTCCGCCGTGGCCCCGCCGGCCCGGGATTTGGAAGACGCCCTGCGGCGCGCCGTGCACTCCCTCAGCGGCCCCCAGGCGGCCCCGCAGGCGCCGCCCCAGGCCGCGCCGCAGCCCGCCCCCTCCTCCCCGCCCCCGGCCCCCGAGCCGCAGCCGCAGACCACCGGAGAGGCCCTGGACGAGGCCCCCCAGGCCCCCACTGGGACGGATGCGGGCGGTGTGGTTCCA